GGTGCAGGTTCGGCAGCCATAGCCGATCTCGCAGGCCCAACCGTTTGTTGGCCTCTTGAGGCCGTGCCGAGTTGTCTTGGTCCACGTTTCAAGAAGATGGAGCCTTGTTTTTGTAAACCAATCTGGAACCTCTGCGGGTTCACCAGATAGCGTTAATTCAGACATCGTAGCCCTCCGTAACTCGCCTTTTGATTCCTAGAACAAACTCTTCTGTCCCGTGAACTCATCTTCGCTGCGATAAATCGTCTTGTCCCCGTCCCGCAGGTAGATCAGGCCGAGTCGCCGCAGGCGCACGGTCAGGTTCGAGATATTGACCTGAGCTTCCTCGGCCAGCCGGTAGAGATTCGTCCACTTAGCAATGTCGATCCGCTCGGCTGCTTCTCGCATCAACCAGTCGGGCATCAGGAGCGACGACTGATAGCGATCAACGGCGCTCCTCTGCTCAGCCGTGTCCTGACCGTCCTTGATTTGCTGTAGCAGCTTCGCCGCTCGTGGATCGGATGCGGCTCGGTCGAGCAGAATCTCGATCACTCGATCTGACTTCTTGGCGTGGCGTTTGGCGATGCTCGGCGCAAAGTCCATGCCCGGCAGCGTCGGGTGCATGAGCTTTGCCCGATCAATGTCGATGTCGTAGTGGCCCGCCTCATGGCCGATGGTGCTGCGGAGCAGGCCGGGCTTCGAGTCGAAGAGAGCAGTGTGCTTCTCGTTCAGAAGAATCTTCTTGTTGACAGCATCCAGGCCACCGAGGATTTGTTCGCCGGGCAATTCTTCGATCTCGTCCCAATCGAAGTCGAGTCCTAAGACCTGTTCGACGATCTGCTCCACCGGCACGGGAAGACTGACGGTGACGCCGGTCTTGGATTCGTACTCTCGAATCCGTTGAGCCGTCACGCCGTCGATGGCTTCGTTGCGCAGACATTGCAGGTGGCGTTTCATTTCTCCCCTTCGTCGATCTCGTCGAGCAGCCGGTCAATCTCCTTGTCGTTCAGGTCGGCAAACTTTCGGAAAGCGTCGGGGCGTTCCATAACTCGCTTCTTGATCTGGTCCGGTATCTTTTCAGCCAGGATCATTAGTTCGCCCTCATCGGCCTCCAGCGCCGCCGCCAACTTGCGGATCAATTCCTCCCCTGGGAACTGAGCGAAGTCGAGTTTCTCGTTCTCGATCTTGCTGATGTAGGTGAAGTTCACGCCTACCTCAGCAGCGAGGTCACGCTGCGAAAGGTTCTTGGCCTGCCTCAGTTCCCGAAGTCGGTCACCAAATCGCATTGCGTTTTAGCTTTCTTTCCGGAGCTTGCACTGCTTGCATTCCACCCCCTAAAACGGTATCTTCTTTGCAGTAGATTGTCAACAACATGCAGGGCAAAGGGACGCCTGGGTGGAGAGGTCGATGAACGACGACAACATCCTGAACAAACTGACTGCGGGCACTATCCTTGAAGGCCCACACTGGACGGAGCCGGTCAAAGTTTTGACTGCCAAAGCTCGTGGCTCTCGCATTGAAATTCAGGCGGTCGGCACGTTCACCAAACGCCTCTGGACGAAGCTGCTCAAGCCGGAAGAGTTCGACGATACGATCAAAGTCACGCAGTTTGGAGAACTAGCCGCTCTCGATGGCAATCCGACACATTTCCGACTAGCCGCAGAGGCCCACCGAATCCGGCTTGCTTTCCAATACGACCCGCATTTTGCCGTGTCGGTCTCGCAAGTCGATCCGTTGCCGCACCAGATGGATGCGGTGTACACGCACCTGCTCACACAGCCACGCATTCGATTCCTGATCGCTGACGATCCAGGCGCAGGGAAGACCATCATGGCCGGGCTGACGATCAAGGAACTAAAGTTCCGAGGTCTGATCGAACGCACGCTCATTATCACACCCGCCAACCTCACCGATCAGTGGCGGCGGGAATTGCACGACAAGTTTGGGGAGACGTTTTCCGTCATCAACCGAGGCACGGTCAGTGCCTCTTATGGTCGCAACGTGTGGGAAGACTCGCCGCAGTGCATTGCCTCGGTCGATTTCGTCGCCCGGCAGGACGACATCCTCAACATGATCCGAGACGTGCATTGGGATTTGTGCATCGTCGATGAAGCTCACAAGATGGCTGCCTACCGCTACGGCACGAAGGTCAACAAGACCCAAAGGTACGTGCTGGGCGAGTTCCTTCGGGACCATACGGACCACTACCTCTTCCTCACCGCCACGCCGCACAAAGGCGACCCGGACAATTTCGCCTTGCTGCTGCAACTGCTCGATCAGGACTTGTATGTCAACGGTCAAATCCTGGCCGAGGCCAGCGCCCATGACGAGAATCGCATCATGCTGCGGCGACTCAAGGAAGACATGAAGAAGTTCGACGGGTCGCCGTGCTTTCCGCCCCGCCATGTCCAAACGCTCTCCTACAAGCTCTCGCCCGATGAACTCAAGCTGTACGACGCCGTGACGGAGTACGTCCAGCAAAACTTCCAGCGGGCCGAAGCAGCCGAAAACCGCAACGTCGGGCTGGCACTCACCGTGCTACAGCGCCGCCTCGCATCCAGTTTGGCCTCTATTCGCACATCGCTGGAACGCCGTCGCAAACGGCTCAAAGACCTTCAAAAGCTCGGTAAGCTCAAGCAGGAATATGGGGAACTTCCGGACGACATGGACGACCTCACCGAGGCCGAACGCTGGCAATTTGAGGACGACATCGTTGAACGGCTGACGATGGCCGAAAACATGGCGGAACTAGAAGCCGAAATTGAAGACCTCGACCGGCTGGTACAACTCGCTCGCCATACCGAGAAGAACGTCACCGAGACTAAGTTTGAAGAGCTACGCTCGGTAATCTCCAACCACATCTCCGGTCGGGCCGAGCGTCTGCTGGTCTTCACCGAACACAAGGACACGCTCGACTTCCTCGTCGGCAAGCTAACCAATTTGGGCTTCCACTGCTGCACAATTCACGGCGGCATGTCGCTGGAAAAACGTATCGACGCCGAACGAGAATTCTTTGAACACAAGCCGTCCGTGCTGGTTGCCACCGAGGCGGCGGGCGAAGGCATCAACCTCCAATTCTGCTCGCTGATGGTGAACTACGACATCCCGTGGAACCCAAACCGGCTTGAGCAGCGCATGGGACGCATCCATCGCTACAAGCAGGAGCGGGAGGCGATGATCTGGAACATCGTCGCCCAGAACACACGGGAAGGCGAAGTGATGGAGTGCCTTCTCCGAAAGCTCGACGACATGCGGCTGGCGCTCGGCAGCGACCGAGTTTACGACGTGATTGGGGAGATCATTCCGGCTCCCAGATTCGATGCCCTAATGAAGGACTGGCTCTCTCGTCGCCGCACGATGACGGAAATCTTATCCGACATCGAACTGCAAACTGACCCAGAGCAGGTGGCACGGATCAAGGCCGACATGCAGGACAAGGCGCTCGGATCACGCTACATCGACATGAGCAAGCTCAGCGCCAACGTGCAACTGTAAACGACGGTCGAATAGTGCAGCGCGCGGCGGTTGAAAAGTGTGGCGCTGAGGTGGGGAAGGGTCTCAGTCTAAATCAGGGTGTTGGGGCATTCCAGTAAGAATCCTTCCTCCTCCGGAGGAGGAAGGATTGCGACGGTTGTAACGACGGCTAGGATTCTGCCGTTTCATCGGCGGGTGACAAGGATGAGGTCGCCGGTTTCGGGCGCGATCCTTTGCGGCGGCGCCGCGCGTCTTGCAAGCGATAACTTTCGCCGGTCGATTCGAGGATGTGGCAGCGGTGTGTCAGCCGATCGAGCACGGCGCCGGTCAGGCGCTCGCTGCCCAGGACTTCGGTCCATTGCTCGAACGGCAGATTGGTGGTCACGATCAACGATTGGCGTTCGTAAGCGCTACTGATGACCTCGAAGAGCAACTCCGCGCCCAGCTTACTGGCGGGGACGTAACCCAGCTCATCGAGGATCAGCAGATCGAACTTGGCTAGTGACGACTTCATCCGCAGCAGCGTCCGTTCTTCTCGGGCTTCCATAAGTTGCGTGATCAGTTCCGTCACGCGGCAGAAGCGGACCCGTTTGCCCCGCTGACAGGCGGCAATGCCAAGCGCGATGGCCAGGTGCGTCTTCCCCGTGCCCGGATGCCCGAGAAAGATCACCGACTCGCGGCGTTCCACGAACTCGCACCGCAGTAGTTCTGCCACCAGCACGCGATTGAGCGAGGGCTGGGCGGCGAAGTCGAAATCACCAGGCGATTTCAGGTTGGGAAAGCGCGCTGACTTGAGCCGCCGCTCGCTGGCACGCTTCTCACGGTTGAGTAACTCCAGCTCACACAGTTGCAGCAGAAAGCCCAGATGATCGACGTTCTCCGTCGCACACCGCTGGGCCGTTTTCTCGCAGCCCTCCAGGAACGACGGCAACCGTAGGGCCTTCAAGTGATGCTTGAGCAGCACCGTGCTTTTGGTTTCGAGAGATTTCATAACACACCTCCCGTCGTCAGCGCGCAGGTCAGTTCACGGTAAGACAGGAGATTGGGAGGAGGGATCGAGTGCGACTGCAGATGCGGATGATTGTCCAGCCGAAACCACCGCGTCGGCTCTTCCAGTCCCTGCTGCACGAGCAGCCGAATCGCATCGACGGCCAGAACGTCGATCTCCAGTGCCCGCTCAATCGCCGCAGTTAATGCAGCCAGCGAGATAGTCTCCAGCAGCCGCAAGGTTTTGATGAACTCCCGGCGGCCGTGTGCGCCGCCATCTGCTTCCAGACGCCGCCGGAGGAGATCGAAACAGTCCGGCAAGCCCCAGTTTTCCAGGGGTTTCGCGAAGTCCAAGCCCCCTGGCTTCCGCTCCAAGAGTGCCAGGTAATGCAGCGGGTTGTAATGGACCTGCTCCTTCGACCAGTCGCGTGGATGCTGGGCAACCAACTTGTCGTTAACGACCAGCCGAACTTCCTCCAGGCCGCCAATTGCGGTCACTTTCTGATGAGCATACTGCGTCGGCACCGAGTAATCGTTGCCGTCGAAGCGAACCAAGGAAAGAGAGTTGGCCTGGGCCGGTTCGACTCGCCGCGCTTCAAAGCCCGACTTCGGCAGCGGCAACAACGCAGCCTGCTCCTCTGCCAACAACGTGGCTTTGTTCGCCGGTTGTCCGCGTAACTGGCGTTCCAGATCTTCACAGCACTGCCGCTCGAGTTCGGCATTCAGCACTTCCAGGCTGCCGGTCCGTGGTACCGGCACCAGGAAGTTCCGCCGCGCGAAACCGATGAGGTTCTCCGTATGCCCCTTCTCCATCGGCCGTCGCACCAGGCAGAAGTGATGCTCAAACAGATAATGACTCTGCAGCCGTAGGAACTCACGCGTCGGCGTGTCACCCCGTTTCCCCACGAACCGGGCCACAGCAATCCGGCTGTTGTCGTAGCTGATCCGGCGGGGCACGCCGCCGAAGAACTCAAAGGCCCGCTGATGGCCCGCTTGAAACGTCTCGGTGCATTCGCGAGGAAAGACCTGCACGAAGAACGCGTCGCTGTACGGCAACGACATGACGCAGTACGCGACTTTCGTCGGCATGCCTTGCAGCACCACCTCCGCTTCGCCGAAGTCGAACTGGGCTTCGCCCGGTTGATGCGACAAGGGTAAGAACACCTCCGCCGTGGTCGTTCGCCACTCCCGCACGACCTCGCCGACCACCGTGATCCCGCCGGTGTAGCCATGCTCGGCACGCAGGCGGTCGAAGATCCGTTTAGTGGTGTGGCGCTGCTTGCGGGGCGCCGTTTTGTCCTGCTCCAGGATCTCGTGGATGATCGGCAGGAACGGATCGAGTTTGGGCCGCTCCCGGGGCAGACGTTGTCGATAACCGGGCGGCTCAGGGTGCTGCAGGATCTTTTCGAGGGTCTGCCAGTGAAGGGAAAATTCCCTGCAAACCGCTCGTTTGGATTTCTTCTCGGTCAGGACAAGACGACGGATTTCGGTCCAGTTATGCATATCTCGCAGCATGGGCTACGCTCGCGGATCGTAAGGCTTGAGACGCTGGGAAGCCTCAAATCTGCCTTACGGATTCTCACGAGCAGGGCTAGCGCTGCACTTTTCGACCGACCATCGGCTCCGCCGCGCGCTGCACTATTCGACCGTCGTTTACAGGATTGGCACGCTCGGCTCAAGTGTGGCGATGATCTCGTTTTCATACCAGCATTTGGCCGCAAAGGCGCAGGACCAAACAGCGAGTCACGAAGATCGGAACGCAGTTTAACGTCGGCCATTCGACAAGTGACCATCATTGGGGAGCAGGTGAAAGTCCTCCAGCTTGACCAAGATAAGGCTGTGGATGAGACGGTACGTCGTGCGGCAATCTTGCTGGAGGACTTGCTCGAAGTCGATCCACAAGCAGAGATGCTGACCATCCGACAGGCATCCGAGCTAATGGGTTGTTCCTACGGCGAAGCTCGAAAACGGATGCAGGAGGGTCGAGTCAAGGCGATTAAGGACGGTCGCTGGTATCGAACTCGCCGAGAGTGGGTGGAGCAATACCTCGCAGATCGACTTGTGCAGAAGCCTGATCTTCAACCCGCTGAGATTAAGCAGAAGCGGTCCAAGAACAAGCAGGTCGGAAACTTCAAGAAGGGCGGCTTGGCCTACGAATTCTTGCGTTCTCGCCCCGACTGATCGCTCCTTCTGGCTCGCTGGAAGATGTCCTTCAAGTGGTCAGCATTCTTTCGAGAATGGTCGTAGTGCAACATCACCATCTGGGTCGTCTGGTGACCTAGCGCTTTGGCGACCTCGTATAGGTCGAGCCTGCCGTTCTCCAGTGCGTGTGTTGCCCATGCGTGGCGATACGAGTACGGCACGACTTCCTTTCGGATGATGCCTTTCTCCCTGGCCTTCTCAAATCGAACGTGCAGGGTCGAAATCTTCCACGGCCTACCCTGCGAATTGCGGAAGATCGGCCCCTGCGGATTCACCTTGCTCAGTCGGTGAACGATCTTCTCCAGATCGTCTGCCACGCCGATGATTCGATCCTTGCCGGTCACTCGCCCGGTCTTGTGTTCCGATGGATCAAGCCTCCATAGGCCGTCATTAAAGTGTCGAGCTTCGACCTTTGCCAACTCACCGGGGCGAGCGCCGGTGAACCACATTGCCGTAAGAAAATCGCAGAAGCAGTCGTTCTCAAAGAACTTCAAGAGCGCCTGATGTTCGTCTTCGGAGATGACGATGGCTCGGCTCGTCACTTTGGGAACCTTTGCCTCGGCAAACGGGTTCTTAGGGACGTTCAAGTTCTTTTTCTTGACCGCCCATTCCATGACCGCTTTGCAGAACGTGATGTAGGTGCGCCTGGTCTGGTCCGACTTGTATTTCTTCGCCCACGACTCCAAGTGGATCGCCTCTAGTTCGGCGTTGACCAGCAGCTTCCCAACCCGCTTTTGCTTGTATGGGAAGAGGGACAGCTTGTTGAGGATTTGCTGGTAGCGTTTTGCCAACGCCGGGTTCTCTAGCTCCAGTTCCTCGACGTAGAGGGCGATGATCGTGTCGAGGGTGTAGTCGGTTTTGGACGCCGTGTCCCGCACCGACATCAGCTTGTGGTACTCGGCAAGAATCTCGGACGGAGGGTTCCAGCGCCCATACCGCTTCACCGGCTTGGCAGCGCCCGGTGGGTGCTTGCCAAGGAAGTGCTGCTCGCCGCTCAGTTTGACGAACCAGCCGCCTTGTGAACGGGTTTCCGAATACCAGGGGTGCGGTTGCCGCATGTTGGGCCATCCTGTAGGATACGGTGCATCAAAGGTGCATTGGTATCAAGAAAGCCTACAAAACACGGCGAAAAACGTCAACTTGATTTACTGATGGGCGAGATCGATCGCTAACGCGTTCTCAACGAATGATAATGACTCGCCACCTGCCGGGGCCATGCACGCCGGTGGTGAGTTGCAATTCGATATCGCCGGTCTTGCTGGGACCAGTGATGAGTGTGATGTTGCTCGGCAGGTTTTGCACGCCCCGTTCGTGCAGAATGCGAAAGGCATCGAGCAAATCGGGTACGATCTGGCTCTGCTCGACGATCGCCACATGTACGGGGGGCAGCAGCGAAGCCAATCGTTCTTGTCCCGGATGGTGACACATCAGGAGCGTGCCCGTTTCGGCGATGGCTAAGTCGACGCTCGTAATGCCAATCTCGCAGGCCAGTTGTTCGAGTCGCCGCGCGGGCTGGGTAAGAGAGTTTGCCGAGTCGTAGTCGACGCGAGTTACGTTGCGTTCGGCGAGCAGTTCATTCAACTGCAAACGCATCAGCAGCGGATGTTGCCAACAAAGAGCCGTTTTGGCCTCTGCTTCCAGCAGATAACCGGCCAGGATTTCACGAGCCTGCCCAAGCGAATCGACGATGGTAGCAATCCCGCCGACGGCATCGATCTCTTGTGCTAGTTTTGCGCAGGCGTCACCGGTCACACCGACGTAGCCCACATCGGGAGCCAGTTGCTGATGTTCAACACGATATGCCCGGCCTATTTCGGCCGCTTGCTTCACGCGGGCGAGAAATGCTTCACGAGCCATGTCGTCCCTCTTTCTCCCACCAATCGCGGAATCGTGCTGCCGCTGGGGCTGGGAAATCACGCTTTTTCGTCCAGCCGTGCAATTTGCCCGGCAACTTTTTCAGCCAGGGACTTTTGCGATACCAGCGGCCGACGGTTCGC
Above is a window of Anatilimnocola aggregata DNA encoding:
- a CDS encoding excisionase family DNA-binding protein — encoded protein: MTIIGEQVKVLQLDQDKAVDETVRRAAILLEDLLEVDPQAEMLTIRQASELMGCSYGEARKRMQEGRVKAIKDGRWYRTRREWVEQYLADRLVQKPDLQPAEIKQKRSKNKQVGNFKKGGLAYEFLRSRPD
- the istA gene encoding IS21 family transposase, encoding MLRDMHNWTEIRRLVLTEKKSKRAVCREFSLHWQTLEKILQHPEPPGYRQRLPRERPKLDPFLPIIHEILEQDKTAPRKQRHTTKRIFDRLRAEHGYTGGITVVGEVVREWRTTTAEVFLPLSHQPGEAQFDFGEAEVVLQGMPTKVAYCVMSLPYSDAFFVQVFPRECTETFQAGHQRAFEFFGGVPRRISYDNSRIAVARFVGKRGDTPTREFLRLQSHYLFEHHFCLVRRPMEKGHTENLIGFARRNFLVPVPRTGSLEVLNAELERQCCEDLERQLRGQPANKATLLAEEQAALLPLPKSGFEARRVEPAQANSLSLVRFDGNDYSVPTQYAHQKVTAIGGLEEVRLVVNDKLVAQHPRDWSKEQVHYNPLHYLALLERKPGGLDFAKPLENWGLPDCFDLLRRRLEADGGAHGRREFIKTLRLLETISLAALTAAIERALEIDVLAVDAIRLLVQQGLEEPTRWFRLDNHPHLQSHSIPPPNLLSYRELTCALTTGGVL
- a CDS encoding helicase-related protein, whose product is MSVSQVDPLPHQMDAVYTHLLTQPRIRFLIADDPGAGKTIMAGLTIKELKFRGLIERTLIITPANLTDQWRRELHDKFGETFSVINRGTVSASYGRNVWEDSPQCIASVDFVARQDDILNMIRDVHWDLCIVDEAHKMAAYRYGTKVNKTQRYVLGEFLRDHTDHYLFLTATPHKGDPDNFALLLQLLDQDLYVNGQILAEASAHDENRIMLRRLKEDMKKFDGSPCFPPRHVQTLSYKLSPDELKLYDAVTEYVQQNFQRAEAAENRNVGLALTVLQRRLASSLASIRTSLERRRKRLKDLQKLGKLKQEYGELPDDMDDLTEAERWQFEDDIVERLTMAENMAELEAEIEDLDRLVQLARHTEKNVTETKFEELRSVISNHISGRAERLLVFTEHKDTLDFLVGKLTNLGFHCCTIHGGMSLEKRIDAEREFFEHKPSVLVATEAAGEGINLQFCSLMVNYDIPWNPNRLEQRMGRIHRYKQEREAMIWNIVAQNTREGEVMECLLRKLDDMRLALGSDRVYDVIGEIIPAPRFDALMKDWLSRRRTMTEILSDIELQTDPEQVARIKADMQDKALGSRYIDMSKLSANVQL
- the istB gene encoding IS21-like element helper ATPase IstB, whose protein sequence is MKSLETKSTVLLKHHLKALRLPSFLEGCEKTAQRCATENVDHLGFLLQLCELELLNREKRASERRLKSARFPNLKSPGDFDFAAQPSLNRVLVAELLRCEFVERRESVIFLGHPGTGKTHLAIALGIAACQRGKRVRFCRVTELITQLMEAREERTLLRMKSSLAKFDLLILDELGYVPASKLGAELLFEVISSAYERQSLIVTTNLPFEQWTEVLGSERLTGAVLDRLTHRCHILESTGESYRLQDARRRRKGSRPKPATSSLSPADETAES
- a CDS encoding helix-turn-helix domain-containing protein: MRFGDRLRELRQAKNLSQRDLAAEVGVNFTYISKIENEKLDFAQFPGEELIRKLAAALEADEGELMILAEKIPDQIKKRVMERPDAFRKFADLNDKEIDRLLDEIDEGEK
- a CDS encoding tyrosine-type recombinase/integrase translates to MRQPHPWYSETRSQGGWFVKLSGEQHFLGKHPPGAAKPVKRYGRWNPPSEILAEYHKLMSVRDTASKTDYTLDTIIALYVEELELENPALAKRYQQILNKLSLFPYKQKRVGKLLVNAELEAIHLESWAKKYKSDQTRRTYITFCKAVMEWAVKKKNLNVPKNPFAEAKVPKVTSRAIVISEDEHQALLKFFENDCFCDFLTAMWFTGARPGELAKVEARHFNDGLWRLDPSEHKTGRVTGKDRIIGVADDLEKIVHRLSKVNPQGPIFRNSQGRPWKISTLHVRFEKAREKGIIRKEVVPYSYRHAWATHALENGRLDLYEVAKALGHQTTQMVMLHYDHSRKNADHLKDIFQRARRSDQSGRERKNS
- a CDS encoding LutC/YkgG family protein, with amino-acid sequence MAREAFLARVKQAAEIGRAYRVEHQQLAPDVGYVGVTGDACAKLAQEIDAVGGIATIVDSLGQAREILAGYLLEAEAKTALCWQHPLLMRLQLNELLAERNVTRVDYDSANSLTQPARRLEQLACEIGITSVDLAIAETGTLLMCHHPGQERLASLLPPVHVAIVEQSQIVPDLLDAFRILHERGVQNLPSNITLITGPSKTGDIELQLTTGVHGPGRWRVIIIR